The genomic segment CATCAAGACGTTCTTTTAAATAAAATGAAAACGCGTAACGATAAATATTCACTTGACCTAAACGGATAAGTGCATCTTTAATGCTGCGATTTTTAGTCGAAATAATACCACCAGCTTGAGCCGTATTACTGCGCCATAATAAGTGTGCAGCTAACGCAGGATCGCTAGAAACGATATCAATTAACACACGGATATCAGCTTCATTAATGAGGGCTTTCTTCAAAGGGATCAAAATACCGCGACGACCAATCACTTGTTCTTCGTTACCGATAATAGCTTTGACTTGAGTTAACACTTGTTGCTCAAGATAGGTCATATTGTACTGCTTCCCTTTCAAATTTTTATATTTCTCTAACGAGATTTATCCACATAAGCAGCATAAAGGTCAAGTAATTAATCCTTAATCAAACAAAAAGCCGACAAGCGAGTTGTCGGCTTTAATTTTTCTAGTGTTTTATCCTGTTTGGATTTTTCCCACCGTTTAAAAAACAATCACTTCTAAAAACGGTATCCAGCAGTCAAACGTACAGAGCGGCCATTCCCTGAATAATAACCATTACCCCATGCAGAGTAATAGCCAGCGCTGACGTACTCTTCATCAAATAAATTATCCGCACGCAAACTTGCAGACCAATTATCACGAGTGTAATTCAGTGCAAGGTTAGCTAACACATAGCTGTCTAATTTAGGGTCAACATTGGCATTATCACCTTCGATATAACGCTCACCGGTGTAAATGCCTTCAGCAAACACTTGCCACTCACTTGCAATGTCATAACTGACATAAGCACGTGCATTATGTTCAGCAACCCAAGACAAAGCCTTACCTTCATTTTCACCTTCAGTGAACTCAGCATCAATGTAGTCATATGATGCTCCTAATAACCAATCTTCTGATAATTGAACATCAAAGCTGGTGTTAACCCCAAAACGGCGAGATGCATCCGCATTAACGTTTGCACCGCCACCTTGTGGGCCATCTGTGCGCCCAGCGTCATAAACAATCTCATCTTCTAAATCGAGTACATAAGCGTTTAATTTGAAGGTGTATAAGCTTTCTGTCCAATCCCATCCTGCTTCATATGAACGACCAGTTTGTGGGTCTAACCCTATTGTGGTTACTGGTGTGTAAGCCTGCTCATCAACTTTAGCAAAACGGAAGTTATCGTTAGCACGAATGTAAAAGCGATGTTCGATACTTGGACGATAATTTAAACCTAACTCAAATGCATGGGCGTCATTATCAAGCTCGACACCGTTTGGATATAAAGTTTGATCGGTTAAATCATCAGTCACTTCACTATAGCGGCCACCCACGACGTAAGATAATGTACTTGTTAATGGCACCGAGGCTTGAACGTAAACGCTTGCCATTTTTTGTTCATTGTTTCTTTGAGTGTAAGCCAGATCAAAATCAGCTTCACCAACGCTTAAATCAATACCAGCGACAATGTCTAAATCACCTTGCTCTAACTGGTAATTACCCGTCGCTTTAGGTGAAAAGCTAAATAAGTTACGCTCGATTCGCCCAGCACTCCCCCATAAAAAGTTAGTTGTTAAGGTATCTGAATAATTTATATCAGCGGCTAAAGCCCACTCATTAGTTAATTGATACTCATAACCACTTCGCAGTGCTGTGGTCATTTCATGGGTGTAGTCATCATCTGTGAATGGTGCTGCTTGACTAGGATCATCTTCAAATTGCGCTAAGGTTAAAGCACCTGGTGCTTGACGATTATCGTCATAGTAGCTGGCTTCTACAAAAAACTGCTGTTTATCAGACTGATACTGTAAACGTCCTAAAATAGAACCCGTTTCACTCTCGTTATTATCACGATAGTTATCGCTTTGGTTGTAGCTACCCGCTAAGTAATAACGCCATGCATCATTGATTTGGCCAGAAATATCACCTTTAGCTTCATAGGTATCAAAACTACCAGCGCTTAGCTCAAGACCACCACCTGTTCCGCTAGGAGCTTTAGTGATAATATTAATGACACCACCCACGGCTTGATCACCGTATACGACACCAGCACTACCATATAGCACTTCGACACGCTCAACTTGGTTTAACGCTACCGCATTCAAACTAGGCGCAGAAATATCGATATTATTTAAACGGCGACCATCAATCAAAATAAGAGTGTTACTGGCAGCTTGCGATGCGGTAAAACCACGCATAGCAAAGGTCGTACCTGAATTATTATCAGACACTTGAATACCCGCTTGGCTGCGTAGTAAGTCAGTTAAGCTTACAGCACCGCTCATCTCAATGTCTGCGGGGCCAATGACGTGCACGTTAGCAGCAATATTCAGTGGGTTAGCTTCACTTCGACCTATAACCACAATGGTTTCTGTTTCTGCATTGATAGCAGCAGGCTCAGTAGTTGATGATGTATTAGTCGTTTCAGCATTAGCAGTTGAAACAAAACTTGCAGCAGAAACACTTAATATCAGGCTCAGTGCAGTGGCGATTTTAGTTGGATTAGTACCCATTTACCTTTAACTCCTAAAAGGAAAAATGGGGCATATTTGCCGCAGCATAGGTGCTAGCAATTTGAATGAAATCAAGTTCAATTGACACTCAATGATTCACTCATGGCTAGTAAGGCTACATTTCGAGATCTGCCCACCGAAATCTCAAAATCATTTTTTGGGCCGGTCTCCGGACTCAGGATAAAGTCACCATTGTGACTCACGAAGCTGAATTTTAAACGTTATAGACTTGTCAGTTCTCCAACAAGCCTATTTAACGCACTCAGTTCTCACCATTACCGTTGCGGGGGCAGTACCAGGTTTTCACTGGTTTCCCGATTATCCCAATTCTATTCATCGAATGAAATAGAGGCTGGGCACCACAAAAAATTGACGATAAATTTGAATTGTTTACACGACTGTTCATCAGTTACATATAACAACAGATTACATTATAACGTGTTAATGTTTCTTTTTGATATAAAGAATGATGATCTATCATATTATTCAACTGCTAGCGAAATAAGTTGAATAATATGATTAGAGAAACGGCTTACAGGTTTGCGACAAGCATTTGTGGTGAGGCGCGTTAACGGGAGAACTTTACCGTAAGCATATTCGAAATAAAGTCACGGTGGTTTGAGGCATTGAGTGGCGGGTTAGACTGACTAAATACACTTCCTCGCATTGACTTATGCATTAAATATAAATCGTCAGTGTCTTTAATCACGGCGTAATAACCAATTTCACCTTGCTGCTTACGTGACGTTGCGCTGCCATATAAGTTTTTCATCGCCGTGCAACCAATAATGCCATGATATGCTTCTTTACCGCCGATTTGAGTCATCCCCAACTGGTTATAAACCACTTCTCCTTGGCAACTTTGTTGGTAGGTATCAGCAAAATTATCTAAAAACTGGGCGCTTTCGATATTGTCAGCTAACCCTTCAAAACCTTGAATACAAAATAAGTCAGACCAATCACTAAGAGACTCTCCAGCAGGAACAAACTCCGCTTTATACATGGTGCCACGCTCAGCATTGAAAGCCATTTTCCAGCCAGTGGGTAACACAAAAGAGACTTTATTTGAAAAAATTGACAGTTCTTTCTTAGTTGAACCGCCCTCAGAATCAAGGTTTGCAGTAATAGTATTAAGAAATGGTTGTGGCTCTTTGGCCATTACATTAAATGAAGGGCTGAATGATAACAGCCCCCCAATTATTATTAGGGTAGCGCAAGCTTTCATACCGAAATCATCCTTGGTATTGGTGCTGAAAGGTGAAGTTTAGTTAATTTTTAATAAAATACAGCAAACTATGTCACCAAAATGTTGTATTACTGTATTATTTTAACTACTAATCTTCAAGCTAATCCTCTGAATCAGTTAGATTCAATTCATTTTCATCGTCAATAAGTGCTTCTGCAGCAATCGCGTCTGCAATTGATTTTGCTTTAATTTTCTTTTCTGTTTTGCGTTTGTTGCGCTCAGCCTGTGTGGCCATAAAGCCTGTCAGTTCTTTTTGGCCCCATGCCGTCGCTTCTTCTTCTGTTGCAAAGCCATCATGACTTTTAGATACAACAGTCTTGGTTGCACTCATACGACGGGTGATTTCTGCTTTAAAGGTATCGCCAACGGCTAACACACGAAAATCGTACTTCTTACTTTTGCTCATTACTCGGTTTTCCTAGCTGATTACA from the Shewanella japonica genome contains:
- a CDS encoding TonB-dependent receptor codes for the protein MGTNPTKIATALSLILSVSAASFVSTANAETTNTSSTTEPAAINAETETIVVIGRSEANPLNIAANVHVIGPADIEMSGAVSLTDLLRSQAGIQVSDNNSGTTFAMRGFTASQAASNTLILIDGRRLNNIDISAPSLNAVALNQVERVEVLYGSAGVVYGDQAVGGVINIITKAPSGTGGGLELSAGSFDTYEAKGDISGQINDAWRYYLAGSYNQSDNYRDNNESETGSILGRLQYQSDKQQFFVEASYYDDNRQAPGALTLAQFEDDPSQAAPFTDDDYTHEMTTALRSGYEYQLTNEWALAADINYSDTLTTNFLWGSAGRIERNLFSFSPKATGNYQLEQGDLDIVAGIDLSVGEADFDLAYTQRNNEQKMASVYVQASVPLTSTLSYVVGGRYSEVTDDLTDQTLYPNGVELDNDAHAFELGLNYRPSIEHRFYIRANDNFRFAKVDEQAYTPVTTIGLDPQTGRSYEAGWDWTESLYTFKLNAYVLDLEDEIVYDAGRTDGPQGGGANVNADASRRFGVNTSFDVQLSEDWLLGASYDYIDAEFTEGENEGKALSWVAEHNARAYVSYDIASEWQVFAEGIYTGERYIEGDNANVDPKLDSYVLANLALNYTRDNWSASLRADNLFDEEYVSAGYYSAWGNGYYSGNGRSVRLTAGYRF
- a CDS encoding DUF3622 domain-containing protein, which translates into the protein MSKSKKYDFRVLAVGDTFKAEITRRMSATKTVVSKSHDGFATEEEATAWGQKELTGFMATQAERNKRKTEKKIKAKSIADAIAAEALIDDENELNLTDSED